The following proteins are co-located in the Hevea brasiliensis isolate MT/VB/25A 57/8 chromosome 11, ASM3005281v1, whole genome shotgun sequence genome:
- the LOC131170228 gene encoding uncharacterized protein LOC131170228, with the protein MRPVKQKKRRLRPEWEEKIAQEVKKLIEADFIEVIEYPEWLANIVPVPKKDGRVQMCVDYRDLNKATPKDDFPLPHIDVLVDSAACMAMYSFMDGFSGYNQILMDLIDKAKIAFITKWGTYCYKVMPFGLKNASATYQRMATMLFHDMMHKEVKVYVYDMLLRKNQPVVWNEQCQEAFEKIKQYLSNPPILSPPIPSIPLILYLSVENMALGVMLAQEVENLERAIYYISKKLLAYEENYSLIERTCLAIVWATKKLRHYFQTHRVIVVSRMDPLKYLFEVPTLVGKLAKWLVLLCEFDIVYETRKTIKGRVVAEFLSENPVNEGEEVETTFPDESLKLVEVQPWKMYFDGAMNKSGAGIGVVLEALNGEQLLMSKRLCFPTTNNIAEYEACICGLESLIAVGAKKVEVFGDSMLVVSHVKGEWELKEEKLRPYLEYAKKLLFSFEEVTMKHMPRAQNQMADALAMLASLWEKGDQKLTQPVILMRSRIPCYEGLIIAHLDLEDEMKLYEDIRRYLEVREYPQSANSRDRATIRRLATQFTLAGGQLYKRFFEGLLLLCVTKKRSEQIMEEVHAGVCGPHMKERVLAGKILRLGYYWSTMDTDCAKFVKRCHECQIHGNLNHLPSSELYSMTSPWPFSIWGIDIIGKISLTASNGHRFIIVAINYFTKWVEAESYKVVGAKQISGLLKECVAPLKYVFSL; encoded by the exons ATGAGGCCAGTAAAACAAAAGAAGCGTCGGCTTAGGccagaatgggaagaaaagatagctCAAGAGGTGAAAAAGCTCATTGAGGCTGATTTCATTGAAGTAATTGAGTATCCCGAGTGGTTAGCCAACATTGTGCCAGTCCCCAAGAAGGATGGGCGAGTTCAGATGTGTGTAGATTATAGGGACCTGAATAAGGCTACTCCTAAGGATGATTTCCCATTGCCTCACATCGATGTGCTTGTTGACAGTGCTGCTTGCATGGCCATGTACTCTTTCATGGATGGTTTTTCGGGATATAATCAGATCCTCATGGATTTGATAGATAAAGCAAAGATAGCTTTTATCACTAAATGGGGGACTTATTGTTataaggtcatgccttttgggctaaaaaaTGCTAGTGCGACTTATCAGAGAATGGCTACTATGTTatttcatgacatgatgcataaagaagttaaAGTATATGTGTATGACATG CTACTAAGAAAGAATCAGCCAGTGGTGTGGAATGAGCAATGTCAAGAGGCATTTGAAAAGATAAAGCAGTACTTGAGTAATCCACCAATTTTGTCACCACCCATCCCTAGCATCCCTCTAATCCTCTACCTATCAGTGGAAAACATGGCCCTGGGGGTAATGTTGGCACAAGAAGTAGAGAATCTGGAGAGAGCCATCTATTACATCAGTAAGAAACTCCTTGCTTATGAGGAGAATTATTCACTAATAGAAAGAACCTGTCTGGCTATAGTATGGGCAACTAAGAAGTTAAGGCACTACTTTCAGACCCATCGAGTTATTGTAGTATCCCGGATGGATCCTTTAAAGTACCTATTTGAAGTACCGACGCTAGTTGGAAAATTGGCCAAATGGTTGGTCCTACTGTGTGAATTTGATATTGTGTATGAGACTCGAAAAACCATCAAAGGGCGTGTAGTGGCCGAATTTCTTtctgaaaatccagttaatgaAGGGGAAGAAGTCGAAACAACCTTCCCGGATGAAAGTCTCAAGCTAGTAGAGGTCCAGCCATGGAAAATGTACTTTGATGGGGCCATGAATAAGAGCGGAGCCGGTATAGGGGTAGTTTTGGAAGCACTGAATGGAGAACAATTGTTAATGTCAAAAAGGCTATGTTTCCCAACCACTAATAATATTGCAGAATATGAGGCTTGCATTTGTGGCCTAGAGTCATTAATAGCTGTTGGGGCTAAAAAAGTGGAGGTGTTCGGAGATTCAATGCTAGTGGTTTCCCATGTTAAAGGTGAAtgggaattgaaagaagaaaagttgaggccATACCTGGAGTATGCTAAGAAACTATTATTTAGTTTTGAGGAAGTGACAATGAAGCACATGCCTAGAGCTCAAAACCAGATGGCTGATGCTCTAGCCATGCTGGCATCCTTATGGGAGAAGGGTGATCAGAAGCTGACCCAGCCAGTTATCCTGATGAGGAGTAGAATCCCATGCTATGAAGGGTTAATAATAGCACATTTAGATCTAGAAGATGAGATGAAATTATATGAAGACATAAGAAGATATTTAGAGGTAAGAGAATACCCACAGTCAGCCAATAGTagggatagagctacaattcgtagattagccactcagttcACTTTGGCTGGGGGGCAACTCTACAAAAGGTTCTTCGAAGGACTATTGCTCTTGTGTGTGACGAAAAAGCGGTCTGAGCAGATAATGGAGGAAGTACATGCAGGAGTGTGTGGTCCTCACATGAAGGAAAGGGTATTAGCGGGCAAAATTTTAAGATTGGGCTATTACTGGTCTACCATGGATACTGACTGCGCTAAATTTGTGAAAAGATGCCATGAGTGCCAAATCCATGGGAATTTGAATCACCTACCGTCCAGTGAACTCTACAGTATGACTTCACCGTGGCCATTCTCAATATGGGGCATAGACATTATTGGGAAGATTTCTCTCACGGCttctaatggccatagatttatcATTGTGGCAATTAACTATTTCACCAAGTGGGTTGAAGCTGAATCTTATAAAGTAGTAGGGGCCAAGCAGATAA